One part of the Bacillus sp. FJAT-45350 genome encodes these proteins:
- a CDS encoding S-layer homology domain-containing protein — protein sequence MKKSLMTLTAATFIAGSLVGCGDMGAQGTHGTQGTTGVGVHGAPTAPQHQTINHGVTNRGTQGSTIHSKQGTHGISGTGQGTARIMEAPGTTQGVARGERPFKGHFPDVEEEKWFTEDIEWVRDHDIMKGKPDGTFSPNEEMTRAQMATLVRNLAEQGYIDVPEDEVEDETPGADETPGADETPGADETPGADETPGADETPGADETPGADETPGADETPGAGETPAEQS from the coding sequence ATGAAGAAATCATTAATGACTTTAACAGCAGCAACATTTATTGCAGGAAGCTTAGTTGGTTGTGGTGATATGGGAGCACAAGGTACTCATGGTACACAGGGAACAACTGGAGTAGGTGTTCATGGAGCTCCAACAGCACCACAGCACCAAACAATTAATCATGGAGTAACTAATAGAGGTACCCAAGGATCTACTATTCATAGTAAACAAGGTACTCATGGTATAAGTGGTACTGGTCAAGGTACTGCTAGAATAATGGAAGCGCCTGGAACTACTCAAGGTGTTGCACGTGGGGAAAGACCATTTAAAGGTCACTTTCCAGATGTTGAAGAAGAAAAATGGTTTACTGAAGATATTGAGTGGGTTAGAGACCATGACATTATGAAAGGTAAACCAGATGGTACGTTTTCACCTAACGAAGAAATGACTAGAGCACAAATGGCTACTTTAGTTAGAAACCTTGCTGAACAGGGCTATATTGATGTACCTGAAGATGAAGTAGAAGACGAGACACCAGGAGCAGATGAAACTCCAGGGGCAGACGAAACGCCAGGAGCAGATGAAACTCCAGGGGCAGACGAAACGCCAGGAGCAGATGAAACGCCAGGAGCAGATGAAACTCCAGGGGCAGATGAAACGCCAGGAGCAGATGAAACACCAGGAGCAGGCGAAACGCCAGCAGAGCAGTCTTAA
- a CDS encoding aldehyde dehydrogenase, with translation MQSSSKLIENQRNYFFTGETKDISFRIKQLKLLKKVIKKNEKQIIDALRNDLNKSEFEAYMTEIGYLYNEINDVLKNIKDWAKPKKVRTPKTHIGSDSYIYPEPYGVVLIIAPWNYPFQLALAPLIGAMATGNCAIIKPSELTPETSAIVAEIIKETYSENYITVVEGAVETSEALLKERFDYIFFTGSVAVGKIVMEAASKYLTPITLELGGKSPTIVHDDAKLEIAAKRIVWGKFINAGQTCVAPDYLLVQKNVKEKLVVQLKKAIKEFYGENVISNSNYPMIVNQRHLDRLIAYLDNGDIVYGGQSEREKRFLEPTLIENVSLDSPIMTDEIFGPILPILEYGSLDEVIEIVRERQNPLALYLFTENVATEKRILNDLSFGGGCINDTIYHLGTPHLPFGGVGESGMGAYHGKFSFDTFSHQKGVLKQTSKFDIPLRYHTTKGALTMIKRVFK, from the coding sequence ATGCAATCATCCTCTAAACTAATTGAGAATCAGCGAAATTATTTTTTTACTGGGGAAACAAAGGATATTTCTTTTCGTATAAAACAACTAAAGCTTTTGAAAAAAGTAATAAAGAAAAATGAAAAGCAAATTATTGATGCACTGAGAAACGATTTAAATAAGTCAGAGTTTGAGGCCTATATGACAGAAATAGGTTATTTATATAATGAGATAAACGATGTTCTAAAGAATATAAAAGATTGGGCTAAGCCTAAAAAAGTTCGTACACCAAAAACACATATTGGGTCGGATAGTTATATATATCCTGAACCGTATGGAGTTGTCCTTATTATTGCCCCTTGGAATTATCCTTTTCAACTAGCATTAGCACCCCTTATCGGAGCAATGGCTACTGGTAACTGCGCGATTATAAAGCCGTCTGAATTAACTCCAGAAACATCAGCAATTGTCGCAGAAATTATCAAAGAGACTTACTCAGAAAACTATATAACTGTAGTAGAAGGTGCAGTGGAGACGAGTGAAGCTTTACTTAAGGAACGTTTTGATTATATTTTCTTTACTGGTAGCGTAGCGGTTGGAAAGATTGTTATGGAAGCAGCTTCTAAATACTTAACACCCATAACACTTGAATTAGGGGGGAAGAGCCCTACCATTGTTCATGATGATGCAAAGCTCGAGATAGCAGCAAAGCGCATTGTTTGGGGAAAATTTATTAATGCCGGGCAAACATGCGTTGCTCCTGATTATCTACTTGTTCAAAAAAATGTGAAAGAAAAATTAGTAGTACAGCTAAAAAAAGCAATAAAAGAATTTTACGGTGAAAATGTTATCAGTAATTCTAATTATCCAATGATTGTTAATCAGCGTCATTTGGATCGTTTAATAGCATATTTAGACAATGGAGACATTGTCTATGGTGGTCAGTCAGAAAGAGAAAAACGTTTCTTAGAACCTACACTTATTGAGAATGTTTCCCTTGATTCACCGATCATGACGGATGAAATTTTTGGTCCAATTTTACCAATTCTTGAATATGGCTCCTTAGATGAAGTCATTGAAATAGTTAGAGAACGTCAAAACCCCCTTGCTCTTTATTTATTTACTGAGAATGTAGCTACTGAAAAACGTATACTAAACGATTTGTCCTTTGGTGGTGGATGTATTAATGATACGATTTATCACCTTGGCACTCCTCATTTACCATTTGGTGGTGTAGGAGAAAGTGGTATGGGTGCATATCATGGTAAATTTAGCTTTGATACTTTTTCTCATCAAAAAGGGGTACTCAAGCAAACATCTAAATTTGATATACCATTAAGATACCATACGACAAAAGGTGCTTTAACGATGATAAAGCGAGTATTTAAATAA
- a CDS encoding ABC transporter substrate-binding protein: protein MKILKRGKWLVASVVISMMVACSGMETSTEQEVQVKDLEIEMETDIVEIENNEQILTFSEVPQRAVTLNQHVTEVMLALGLEDFMIGTAYLDDEILPEYQAAYEAIDVLADQYPSQEVFLAAEPDFAYAGWASAFREGNVGTVEQLKEFGVQAYLHQSSSNVGPTIEDVFTDIRNISKIFRVEERGESLIREMKDELEIVKEGIPSNEEPKQVFVYDSGDTTPFTVAKNFLNTLITMAGAENIFSDVEKNWAEVSWEEVVERNPDVIVIVDYGETSADDKRNLLLNHPALTEVTAIQEEEFIVMPLSAAAEGVRAPYALEILVEALYK, encoded by the coding sequence ATGAAAATTTTAAAAAGAGGAAAGTGGTTAGTTGCTAGTGTCGTAATATCGATGATGGTAGCTTGTAGTGGTATGGAAACATCGACTGAGCAGGAAGTACAGGTAAAAGATTTAGAAATTGAAATGGAAACGGATATAGTAGAGATTGAAAATAATGAGCAAATTCTTACGTTTTCAGAGGTACCGCAACGAGCAGTGACATTGAATCAGCATGTAACAGAAGTAATGCTCGCTTTAGGTTTAGAGGATTTTATGATTGGAACAGCATATCTTGATGATGAGATTTTACCAGAGTATCAAGCTGCATATGAAGCTATTGATGTTTTAGCAGATCAATATCCTTCACAAGAGGTCTTTTTAGCTGCTGAGCCTGATTTTGCTTATGCAGGTTGGGCAAGTGCCTTTAGAGAAGGTAATGTCGGAACAGTTGAACAGTTAAAGGAGTTTGGTGTTCAAGCTTATTTGCATCAGTCTTCTAGTAATGTAGGTCCAACAATAGAAGATGTATTTACAGATATACGAAACATCTCTAAAATTTTTAGAGTCGAGGAACGAGGCGAAAGTTTGATCAGAGAAATGAAGGATGAGTTAGAAATTGTGAAGGAAGGTATTCCCTCAAATGAAGAGCCAAAGCAAGTTTTTGTTTATGATAGTGGTGATACAACTCCATTTACTGTGGCTAAAAACTTTTTAAATACGCTAATTACAATGGCTGGTGCTGAAAATATTTTTAGTGATGTAGAGAAAAACTGGGCAGAGGTAAGCTGGGAAGAGGTAGTTGAGCGTAATCCAGATGTCATTGTCATAGTTGACTACGGAGAGACATCAGCTGATGATAAAAGGAATCTACTACTAAACCATCCAGCACTTACTGAAGTAACAGCTATTCAAGAAGAAGAGTTTATAGTTATGCCACTATCTGCTGCTGCTGAGGGTGTTCGTGCACCATATGCTCTTGAAATTTTAGTAGAAGCTCTATATAAATAA
- a CDS encoding ABC transporter ATP-binding protein, giving the protein MISLNNVTVTIGDKTINDNIKLQLEKGQFVGIIGPNGSGKSTLLKTIYRINKPKLGEIHFEGANIFQLTHREFARNIAVVGQESHVQFDFSVIEIVSMGRHAHKGIFESEKVGDHQLVDHALEQVGMTEYRDRSFLTLSGGEKQRVMIARALAQNANYLILDEPTNHLDIHHQLQILDVVKRVDISTLAALHDLNLAAAYCDVIYVLDKGTVITFGSPSEVLTESLLKEVFQVDATVITHPITGQIQLLYSSNTMTNKSKKVHGGKK; this is encoded by the coding sequence ATGATTTCTCTAAATAATGTAACAGTAACTATTGGAGATAAAACAATAAACGACAATATCAAGCTACAGTTAGAAAAAGGCCAGTTTGTTGGGATAATTGGGCCTAATGGTAGTGGCAAATCCACCTTATTAAAAACAATATATCGTATTAATAAACCAAAATTAGGTGAAATACATTTTGAAGGTGCTAACATTTTTCAGCTTACTCATCGAGAATTTGCTAGAAATATCGCTGTTGTTGGTCAAGAGAGTCATGTCCAATTTGATTTTTCAGTTATAGAAATTGTTTCTATGGGTAGGCATGCCCATAAAGGGATTTTCGAATCTGAAAAGGTAGGTGACCATCAACTAGTTGATCATGCTTTAGAGCAAGTAGGTATGACAGAGTATCGAGATAGAAGTTTTCTGACCTTATCAGGTGGAGAAAAGCAACGGGTCATGATTGCAAGAGCCCTTGCTCAAAATGCTAACTATCTTATTTTAGATGAACCGACAAACCACCTTGATATTCATCATCAGCTTCAAATATTAGATGTTGTAAAAAGAGTTGACATTTCTACTTTGGCAGCTTTACATGATTTGAACTTAGCCGCTGCATATTGTGATGTTATCTATGTGTTAGATAAAGGAACGGTGATTACTTTTGGTAGTCCGAGTGAGGTATTGACTGAGAGTTTACTGAAAGAGGTTTTTCAAGTTGATGCAACGGTTATTACTCATCCGATTACGGGTCAAATCCAGTTATTATATTCATCTAACACAATGACTAATAAATCGAAAAAAGTACATGGAGGAAAAAAATGA
- a CDS encoding FecCD family ABC transporter permease — protein MPFSVLIFLLIGILLISMTISIMLGPVTISPLTVWKIALSKISIFDLGLAQDWSRAQEQIVWELRFPRVFLAAIVGSGLAIVGVAIQALVRNSLADPFILGVSSGASVGATLVIVMGVFTIFGQYALSIAAFIGALSSVLLVFLLAQVHGKISTVRLLLAGIAVSMMLSAVTSYIVISAPREEGIRDAMFWMMGSVAGAKWNNLMIPFLCLIVGFIYLMIQSRSLNILLMGEESASTLGVNVDGFKKVLIVITALLTGVMVAVSGAIGFIGLMIPHVVRLVIKSDHRRVLPASALVGAIFLIWADVIARMVVAPQELPIGIVTALCGGPFFIWLLRRSTYSFGGGGT, from the coding sequence ATACCGTTCTCAGTACTCATCTTTTTATTAATTGGTATTTTACTTATAAGCATGACTATATCAATTATGCTTGGCCCAGTTACTATTTCACCATTAACAGTTTGGAAGATTGCTCTTTCAAAGATATCAATCTTTGATTTGGGGCTTGCTCAAGATTGGTCTCGAGCTCAAGAACAGATTGTATGGGAGCTTAGATTTCCACGCGTATTTTTAGCTGCAATAGTAGGATCTGGTTTAGCGATAGTTGGTGTAGCAATTCAAGCGTTAGTAAGAAATTCTTTAGCCGATCCTTTTATATTAGGTGTCTCATCAGGAGCATCTGTAGGCGCTACACTTGTTATTGTTATGGGGGTTTTTACAATATTCGGACAATACGCTCTTTCAATAGCCGCTTTTATAGGTGCGTTATCTTCTGTACTGCTCGTGTTTTTATTAGCACAGGTACATGGAAAGATTTCTACAGTACGACTTCTTTTAGCAGGGATTGCGGTTTCGATGATGCTTTCAGCAGTTACAAGTTATATTGTAATTTCAGCTCCTAGAGAAGAAGGAATTCGAGACGCGATGTTTTGGATGATGGGGAGTGTGGCTGGTGCAAAGTGGAATAATTTAATGATTCCTTTTTTATGTTTAATCGTTGGCTTTATTTATTTAATGATCCAGTCTCGTTCACTAAATATTTTACTTATGGGAGAGGAAAGTGCCTCTACGTTAGGTGTAAACGTTGATGGATTCAAAAAAGTTCTCATTGTTATTACAGCCCTCCTTACTGGTGTGATGGTGGCTGTTAGTGGTGCGATTGGATTTATCGGGCTTATGATTCCTCATGTTGTTCGTTTAGTAATTAAATCTGACCATCGACGTGTGTTACCGGCAAGTGCATTAGTAGGAGCTATTTTCTTAATTTGGGCAGATGTCATAGCGAGAATGGTAGTAGCTCCTCAAGAACTTCCAATTGGAATCGTTACGGCACTATGCGGCGGTCCTTTCTTTATTTGGCTCCTTCGACGAAGTACTTATTCATTTGGAGGCGGTGGTACCTGA
- the cobA gene encoding uroporphyrinogen-III C-methyltransferase, whose translation MKGIVYLVGAGPGDPKLITLRGKECIEAADVIVYDRLANEELLQYAKQDAQYIYCGKLPKSHTLRQEQINELLGQKAMEGLVVTRLKGGDPCVFGRVGEEASHLAKLGVKFEVIPGITAGIAAPAYAGIPVTHREHGSSFAMVTGHLKENDFSEQKWQAFATGIDTIAFYMGMKNLPRICEKLISHGRPNETPVAVIEWGTTCEQRTVTGTLQTIVKETTKQRISHPAIILVGEVVNVRKQMNWFEAEFVKN comes from the coding sequence TTGAAAGGAATTGTGTATCTAGTAGGAGCAGGACCAGGCGACCCCAAGCTGATTACACTTCGTGGAAAGGAGTGCATAGAAGCAGCTGATGTGATTGTATATGACCGCTTAGCGAACGAAGAGTTATTGCAATATGCTAAACAAGATGCTCAATATATCTATTGTGGAAAACTTCCAAAAAGCCATACGCTAAGACAGGAGCAAATTAATGAACTTCTTGGTCAAAAAGCGATGGAGGGCTTAGTGGTTACGAGGTTGAAAGGGGGAGACCCCTGTGTGTTTGGTCGTGTTGGGGAAGAAGCATCTCACTTAGCTAAGTTAGGTGTAAAATTTGAAGTTATTCCTGGCATCACTGCTGGAATTGCAGCTCCTGCATATGCTGGTATCCCCGTGACTCATCGAGAGCACGGATCATCCTTTGCAATGGTCACTGGTCATTTAAAAGAGAATGACTTTAGTGAGCAGAAATGGCAAGCGTTTGCTACAGGTATCGATACAATAGCTTTTTATATGGGTATGAAAAATCTCCCTCGAATATGTGAAAAGCTTATTTCTCATGGAAGACCTAATGAAACACCTGTAGCAGTTATAGAATGGGGAACAACATGTGAGCAGCGAACAGTGACTGGGACATTACAGACGATAGTAAAAGAAACGACGAAACAACGAATTTCTCATCCTGCAATTATTCTTGTTGGTGAAGTTGTGAATGTTCGTAAGCAGATGAACTGGTTTGAAGCTGAATTTGTTAAGAATTAA
- the cobT gene encoding nicotinate-nucleotide--dimethylbenzimidazole phosphoribosyltransferase: MDKLNKVIQKIQPLNKQVMHAVKEHVDQLTKPVGSLGRIEELAIQLGGITDKERPTVHSPAVIIAAADHGIVAEGVSAYPQEVTKLMIHNFINGGAAINVFAKQIGAAVHVLDVGVNGEIEAPEVIVKKIKSGTNNFYREDAMTECEAIRAIEVGIEEGERLIDEGHHLLIIGEMGIGNTTSSSALISAYTGANVVEIVGHGTGLDEEGYSKKITTIKEALHNRKISSESTSLEIFAKVGGLEIGALAGVILAAASRRVPVIIDGLISSAAALVAYELCPTVKEHFIISHQSVEPGHEAIFTYLHKKPLLSLDLRLGEGTGAALSYPLLVAATHMLNEMATFADLGIEKK, translated from the coding sequence ATGGATAAATTAAATAAAGTGATTCAAAAGATACAACCATTAAACAAGCAAGTAATGCATGCGGTTAAAGAGCATGTAGACCAGCTAACAAAGCCAGTTGGGAGCTTAGGAAGAATTGAAGAGCTTGCAATTCAACTTGGAGGGATAACTGATAAGGAAAGACCGACTGTTCACTCTCCAGCAGTTATTATTGCTGCAGCAGACCATGGCATAGTGGCTGAAGGAGTTTCGGCATATCCTCAAGAAGTGACAAAGCTAATGATTCATAATTTCATAAATGGTGGTGCTGCAATTAATGTGTTTGCAAAACAAATCGGTGCTGCTGTACATGTTCTTGATGTTGGGGTCAATGGGGAGATCGAAGCCCCTGAGGTAATTGTAAAAAAAATCAAATCAGGCACAAATAATTTTTATCGTGAAGATGCAATGACAGAGTGTGAAGCAATTCGTGCAATTGAGGTAGGGATTGAGGAAGGAGAACGACTTATTGATGAAGGGCACCATCTCCTTATTATAGGGGAGATGGGTATAGGAAATACGACTTCAAGTAGTGCGCTTATTTCAGCTTATACAGGAGCAAATGTAGTAGAGATTGTTGGGCACGGGACAGGGTTAGATGAAGAAGGTTATAGTAAAAAAATTACTACGATTAAAGAAGCGTTACATAATAGAAAAATTAGTTCGGAATCAACATCTTTAGAAATATTTGCAAAAGTTGGAGGGCTAGAAATTGGTGCTCTAGCTGGAGTTATATTAGCTGCTGCCTCAAGGAGAGTTCCGGTAATTATTGATGGGCTTATCTCTTCTGCTGCAGCGTTAGTGGCTTATGAGCTTTGTCCAACAGTAAAAGAGCATTTTATCATAAGTCATCAATCTGTTGAGCCCGGACATGAAGCAATATTTACTTATTTACATAAAAAGCCGTTATTGTCATTGGACTTACGATTAGGTGAGGGAACAGGCGCTGCTTTATCCTATCCTTTATTAGTGGCAGCGACACATATGCTTAATGAAATGGCGACTTTTGCAGATTTGGGAATAGAGAAAAAATAG
- a CDS encoding cobyrinate a,c-diamide synthase: MNVQRRIVIAGTSSGAGKTTITIGLMAALKKKGFAIQGFKCGPDYIDPSYHTAVTGRNSRNLDSWMLNHEIVKDIYATASEGADLSIIEGVMGFYDGKSPLSNTGSTAEISQLLDAPVILVVNISSMARSAAAIVKGYQLLDPNVTIAGVILNQAGSEGHSKLCQAAIEQECGIPVIGYLLKGDGLSIPERHLGLIPAIERGELDGFFDDLGEVIAERVDLDKVMKIAEHAPTIKIENSLFSKSTSVEKKVRIAVAHDAAFNFYYQENFTLLEQAGAELVFFSPLNGESLPENIDGLYIGGGFPEEFADELASMTELKEQVKQAVTNGLPTFAECGGYMFLTDSLTTTNGKSYPMVGVIPGNVVMKDRLVALGYREVTAIHDSVILRESEVARGHEFHYSTFEEKEKVTKAYRVKALRKEGEEGYYGAPSLLAGYTHIHFASNVKIAERFVASCEQYRKGEK; the protein is encoded by the coding sequence ATGAATGTGCAACGTAGAATCGTCATTGCAGGAACAAGTAGTGGGGCAGGAAAAACAACGATAACGATAGGATTAATGGCAGCGTTGAAGAAAAAGGGATTTGCTATTCAAGGTTTCAAGTGTGGCCCAGACTACATTGATCCAAGCTATCATACAGCAGTAACAGGTCGGAATTCACGTAATCTTGATAGCTGGATGCTTAATCATGAGATTGTAAAGGATATTTATGCAACAGCGAGTGAAGGAGCAGACCTTTCAATTATTGAAGGTGTTATGGGGTTTTATGATGGTAAAAGCCCTCTAAGTAACACGGGAAGTACAGCTGAAATTAGTCAATTATTAGATGCACCTGTCATACTTGTAGTTAATATTTCGAGTATGGCTCGTAGTGCTGCAGCAATTGTTAAAGGCTATCAATTGCTTGATCCGAACGTTACGATTGCAGGTGTTATCTTAAATCAGGCAGGAAGTGAAGGGCATTCTAAGCTTTGTCAGGCAGCGATCGAACAAGAATGTGGAATACCAGTTATTGGTTATCTCTTGAAAGGGGATGGCTTGTCTATTCCTGAGCGTCATTTAGGGTTAATCCCAGCGATTGAACGAGGAGAACTAGATGGATTCTTTGACGATCTTGGGGAGGTAATTGCGGAACGAGTAGATTTGGATAAGGTAATGAAAATCGCTGAACATGCTCCAACGATTAAGATAGAAAACAGCCTATTTTCAAAGTCTACCTCAGTAGAGAAAAAAGTGAGAATTGCAGTTGCTCATGATGCAGCCTTTAACTTCTATTATCAAGAGAATTTTACACTTCTTGAACAAGCTGGTGCCGAGTTAGTATTTTTCAGCCCATTAAATGGGGAAAGTTTGCCAGAAAATATTGATGGACTCTATATAGGTGGAGGGTTTCCAGAAGAATTTGCCGATGAGCTTGCTAGCATGACTGAATTAAAAGAGCAAGTGAAGCAGGCAGTTACAAATGGTCTACCTACTTTTGCTGAATGTGGGGGGTATATGTTTTTAACAGACTCTTTAACAACAACTAATGGAAAATCATATCCAATGGTTGGTGTCATTCCAGGTAATGTTGTCATGAAAGATAGACTGGTTGCCCTTGGTTACAGAGAAGTAACTGCGATTCATGATTCAGTTATACTACGTGAAAGTGAAGTAGCAAGAGGACATGAGTTTCATTATTCAACCTTTGAAGAGAAGGAAAAAGTAACGAAAGCTTATCGGGTAAAGGCTCTTCGAAAAGAAGGAGAAGAAGGCTATTATGGGGCACCGTCTTTACTGGCTGGCTATACTCATATTCATTTTGCTTCAAATGTAAAAATTGCTGAGCGATTTGTTGCTTCATGTGAGCAGTACAGAAAAGGGGAAAAGTAA
- a CDS encoding cobalt-precorrin 5A hydrolase yields MDKVALVAITKHGVEKIRTLTSNMPSADLYYMKKFAYGDEKERGITLFEGSVRLQLPELFERYDGIIMVISLGAVVRMIAPILKDKKTDPAVVVIDDKGEFAISVLSGHVGGANDLTREVAEYLEASPVITTASDVQKTIPVDIFGREFGWVIEDETHVTPVSASVVNEERLVIIQESGERNWWKHDRELPKHMKLVDSLEAAKGESFKAALLITHRILSEAEKELFLENGVVYRPKSVLLGIGCNRGTSKNEIKKVINETLIENNISIHSVKGIATIDLKKDEEGLLEVCNEMGWMFTFYTPAELNKMPMKNPSDTVFKYTGAYGVSEPAAMLASGTNELVLEKKKSGNVTISIAVK; encoded by the coding sequence ATGGATAAGGTAGCTCTAGTTGCAATTACAAAGCATGGTGTTGAGAAAATTCGAACGCTGACTAGCAACATGCCGTCAGCAGATCTTTATTATATGAAGAAATTTGCTTATGGTGATGAAAAAGAACGAGGAATTACTCTTTTTGAAGGATCTGTTCGTTTACAATTACCTGAGTTGTTTGAGCGCTATGATGGAATAATAATGGTCATTTCACTGGGAGCAGTTGTTCGAATGATTGCTCCAATATTAAAGGACAAGAAGACAGACCCTGCTGTTGTCGTAATAGATGATAAAGGAGAATTTGCGATAAGTGTTCTTTCTGGTCATGTTGGTGGTGCAAATGATTTAACAAGAGAAGTAGCCGAGTACTTAGAAGCAAGCCCAGTGATTACAACAGCTTCAGATGTACAAAAGACAATTCCTGTAGATATTTTTGGGAGAGAGTTCGGTTGGGTAATTGAGGATGAAACTCATGTCACTCCAGTAAGTGCATCAGTTGTAAACGAGGAACGTCTTGTTATTATTCAGGAATCTGGTGAAAGAAATTGGTGGAAGCATGATAGAGAACTTCCAAAGCATATGAAACTAGTAGATTCTCTAGAAGCAGCGAAAGGGGAAAGCTTTAAGGCTGCCTTACTAATTACTCACCGTATTTTATCAGAAGCTGAAAAGGAACTATTCTTAGAAAATGGTGTTGTTTACCGACCTAAGTCAGTCCTTTTAGGAATTGGTTGCAATCGAGGAACTAGTAAAAATGAAATCAAGAAAGTAATTAATGAAACATTAATAGAAAACAACATTTCCATTCACTCAGTTAAAGGAATCGCTACAATAGACTTGAAAAAAGATGAGGAAGGTCTTTTAGAAGTATGTAATGAAATGGGTTGGATGTTTACTTTTTATACACCAGCTGAACTTAATAAAATGCCGATGAAAAACCCTTCTGACACAGTATTTAAATATACTGGTGCATATGGTGTAAGCGAACCAGCCGCCATGCTCGCATCAGGTACAAATGAACTTGTACTAGAGAAAAAGAAAAGTGGAAATGTCACAATTTCAATTGCAGTAAAATAG
- the cobM gene encoding precorrin-4 C(11)-methyltransferase, with protein sequence MKLDTKVYIVGSGPGDPDLITVKGLKILRNADVILYTDSLVNPVLMEEAKPEATVLKSAGMSLDEIVECVEGYIKEGKSVARMHTGDPAIYGAILEQMVRFKEKGIDYEIIPGVSSVFASAAAAGVELTVPDLTQTVILTRAEGRTPMPDKEKLYDLAKHQCTVCLFLSATLIKKVVKEFYQAGWREEDSVVVVYRASWPDEKVVRTTLAELDDTMRKEGIRKQAMVIISKAVNPDLLTDRQYESKLYDKSFTHGYRKGEPSHG encoded by the coding sequence ATGAAACTAGATACAAAGGTGTACATAGTAGGTTCAGGACCTGGGGATCCAGACTTAATCACAGTAAAGGGCTTAAAAATTCTTAGGAATGCGGATGTAATTTTATATACTGACTCTCTTGTTAATCCAGTTTTAATGGAGGAGGCTAAGCCTGAAGCAACTGTATTAAAAAGCGCAGGGATGAGTTTAGATGAAATTGTAGAATGTGTTGAAGGTTACATAAAAGAAGGAAAAAGTGTCGCTAGGATGCATACGGGAGACCCGGCTATTTATGGGGCAATACTTGAACAAATGGTTAGATTTAAAGAAAAGGGAATTGACTATGAGATTATTCCAGGTGTTAGTTCTGTTTTTGCCTCTGCAGCAGCTGCTGGTGTAGAGTTAACAGTCCCAGATTTAACGCAAACTGTGATTTTAACTAGGGCAGAGGGGCGCACTCCAATGCCTGATAAGGAGAAGCTATATGATTTGGCAAAACACCAATGTACAGTCTGTCTATTCTTAAGCGCAACTTTAATTAAAAAAGTAGTGAAGGAATTTTATCAAGCAGGCTGGAGGGAAGAAGACTCTGTTGTAGTCGTGTACCGTGCATCATGGCCTGATGAAAAGGTTGTACGAACAACGCTAGCTGAATTAGATGATACAATGAGAAAGGAAGGAATTAGAAAACAAGCAATGGTGATTATTAGCAAAGCTGTAAATCCTGATTTGTTAACAGACCGCCAGTACGAATCAAAGCTTTATGATAAATCATTTACTCATGGATATCGAAAAGGTGAACCTTCTCATGGATAA